From a region of the Trichoderma atroviride chromosome 6, complete sequence genome:
- a CDS encoding uncharacterized protein (EggNog:ENOG41): MPPRIPTEADFSPLSSTLPHKLHFPNPPESTTSILILFHGLGDHEVPFATFARNVSLPGVLAISVRGTSPLPAAFLPDAAAGHNFHWGDDLSMDTNTGDIDADPGFDKASRLVMEKLVKGTLIDKCGWEMNDILFFGFGQGGSLALGLASRLRTVERIIDISDGDDVTKQKLGKTCKGVVSIGGPLPSSMVPSLSSREKSSTPVLVCQLDEDQADAVKREFKEVRVVNWRRKEVAMPRDREEMFPIMKFLADQLNKGYT, from the coding sequence ATGCCTCCAAGAATACCCACTGAAGCAGacttctcccccctctcttcCACTCTCCCCCACAAACTCCATTTCCCAAACCCGCCCGAGTCAACAAcctccatcctcatcctcttccacgGTCTCGGCGACCACGAAGTCCCCTTTGCCACCTTCGCCCGCAACGTCTCTCTGCCAGGCGTCCTCGCCATATCCGTCCGCGGCACGTCTCCTCTCCCAGCGGCCTTTCTTCCCGACGCCGCCGCGGGCCACAACTTTCACTGGGGCGATGACCTGAGCATGGACACCAACACGGGCGACATCGACGCTGATCCAGGCTTCGACAAGGCGTCGAGGCTGgtcatggagaagctggtcaaGGGAACGCTGATTGACAAGTGCGGATGGGAAATGAACgacattctcttctttgggTTCGGACAGGGCGGATCTTTGGCTCTGGGGCTGGCATCTCGGCTGCGAACTGTCGAGCGCATAATTGACATTTCAGACGGCGACGATGTCACGAAGCAGAAACTCGGAAAGACGTGTAAGGGCGTCGTTTCGATTGGCGGTCCGCTGCCATCGTCCATGGTCCCCTCGTTGAGCAGTCGTGAAAAGAGCAGTACGCCGGTGCTGGTGTGTCAGCTGGATGAAGATCAGGCGGATGCGGTCAAAAGAGAGTTTAAAGAAGTGAGGGTAGTCAActggaggagaaaagaggtgGCCATGCCAAGAGACAGGGAGGAAATGTTTCCCATTATGAAGTTTCTTGCAGATCAGCTAAACAAAGGATACACATAG
- a CDS encoding uncharacterized protein (EggNog:ENOG41~TransMembrane:12 (i39-61o102-120i132-155o161-184i196-215o221-244i310-331o351-371i383-401o407-425i437-456o476-496i)) yields MDVDERSRLLPDQPDQGPENVPATTSRSETSTAFPRRHLVYCILISIISFLVVSSSFLQVIPLFDLLMRNVCHRLHPEYEPGSPECFLDTEVGAELMLVTRLSYVLTILPGILTAVPYGFLTDQYGRKFGLFLSIVGLVLAQAFNIIVCLWPNVFHYRLTLISPLFLFIGGGSVVLSSILFSMLSDIAPSAHRTTTFFGIGVSWLAAELFIFPLATKLMHTSIWIPVFVGISLYIPTIAIALFLPETLYMKALLDDVPDLAEAALANQEERDENHNRPWWTRWRRSFTEGLPRFREATVSVFWGNQQATLLLLTLLITSVGKGAEIMLLQFVNWRFGWDWLKTANLVTVKAAISVALLLLLLPAANYFLTIKREILPKKRDLLFARIGCILLAVGSLVVGLAPTSSLMLVGLIFLCFGFPFGLILRGLLSELVDGQHYGLLFGSVALMENLGGALGRPLMELCFKRGANFGGVWTGLPFLVATLFFVLAAILLRYVRVM; encoded by the exons ATGGATGTCGATGAGCGATCACGCCTGCTCCCTGACCAGCCCGACCAAGGCCCGGAAAATGTACCCGCAACGACCTCACGCTCCGAAACCAGCACGGCGTTTCCACGTCGCCATCTGGTGTATTGCatcctcatctccatcatctcgttCTTGGTCGTGTCAAGCTCCTTTTTGCAGGTGATTCCGCTGTTCGACCTGCTCATGCGCAATGTCTGCCACCGCCTGCATCCAGAGTATGAGCCGGGCAGCCCTGAATGCTTCCTCGATACAGAGGTCGGCGCAGAATTGATGCTGGTGACACGATTGAGCTACGTGCTTACTATTCTACCGGGCATCTTGACTGCTGTTCCGTATGGATTCTTGACGGACCAGTATGGGCGAAAGTTTGGGCTGTTCTTGTCCATCGTGGGCCTGGTCTTGGCGCAAGCGTTCAATATCATCGTTT GCCTTTGGCCCAATGTTTTCCACTACCGACTGACATTGATATCGCCGTTATTCCTGTTTATTGGAGGCGGGTCTGTCGTCCTCTCATCGATACTCTTCTCGATGTTGTCAGATATTGCGCCTAGTGCTCATCG TACTACAACCTTTTTCGGCATCGGTGTTTCATGGCTAGCTGCCGAGTTATTCATCTTCCCCTTGGCTACAAAGTTAATGCACACGAGTATCTGGATTCCCGTCTTCGTCGGAATCAGTCTCTACATCCCGACTATTGCCATTGCGTTGTTTCTCCCAGAGACTCTCTATATGAAGGCGTTGCTCGATGACGTGCCGGATCTGGCTGAGGCTGCTCTCGCCAACCAGGAAGAGCGTGATGAGAATCACAACAGGCCCTGGTGGACTCGTTGGCGACGCTCGTTTACAGAGGGCTTGCCTAGATTTCGAGAGGCTACTGTCTCTGTTTTCTGGGGCAATCAGCAGGCCacgttgttgttgctgacCCTTCTTATCACGTCGGTAGGAAAGGGCGCGGAAATCATGCTCCTCCAATTTGTGAATTGGCGATTTGGATGGGATTGGTTAAAG ACGGCAAATTTGGTAACTGTCAAGGCTGCTATTAGTGTCGCCTTGCTCTTACTTCTCCTCCCAGCGGCCAACTACTTTCTCACGATCAAGAGGGAGATACtaccgaagaagagggatCTTCTTTTTGCACGAATCGGTTGCATTTTGCTGGCTGTGGGCAGTCTCGTCGTTGGTCTCGCTCCGACGAGCAGCCTGATGCTGGTTG GTCTCATTTTCTTGTGCTTCGGGTTCCCATTTGGCCTTATTCTCCGTGGTCTGCTTTCCGAGCTGGTCGACGGGCAGCACTACGGTCTACTCTTCGGTTCTGTTGCCCTGATGGAGAATCTGGGCGGTGCTCTTGGCAGGCCGTTGATGGAGCTTTGTTTCAAAAGAGGTGCCAACTTTGGTGGAGTGTGGACGGGTCTGCCATTCTTGGTAGCTactctcttttttgttcttgcGGCGATACTTTTGCGGTATGTCCGTGTGATGTAG
- a CDS encoding uncharacterized protein (EggNog:ENOG41~TransMembrane:9 (i39-61o102-120i132-155o161-184i196-215o221-244i310-331o351-371i383-402o)), translating to MDVDERSRLLPDQPDQGPENVPATTSRSETSTAFPRRHLVYCILISIISFLVVSSSFLQVIPLFDLLMRNVCHRLHPEYEPGSPECFLDTEVGAELMLVTRLSYVLTILPGILTAVPYGFLTDQYGRKFGLFLSIVGLVLAQAFNIIVCLWPNVFHYRLTLISPLFLFIGGGSVVLSSILFSMLSDIAPSAHRTTTFFGIGVSWLAAELFIFPLATKLMHTSIWIPVFVGISLYIPTIAIALFLPETLYMKALLDDVPDLAEAALANQEERDENHNRPWWTRWRRSFTEGLPRFREATVSVFWGNQQATLLLLTLLITSVGKGAEIMLLQFVNWRFGWDWLKTANLVTVKAAISVALLLLLLPAANYFLTIKREILPKKRDLLFARIGCILLAVGSLVVGLAPTSSLMLVGKYIEPALHPNI from the exons ATGGATGTCGATGAGCGATCACGCCTGCTCCCTGACCAGCCCGACCAAGGCCCGGAAAATGTACCCGCAACGACCTCACGCTCCGAAACCAGCACGGCGTTTCCACGTCGCCATCTGGTGTATTGCatcctcatctccatcatctcgttCTTGGTCGTGTCAAGCTCCTTTTTGCAGGTGATTCCGCTGTTCGACCTGCTCATGCGCAATGTCTGCCACCGCCTGCATCCAGAGTATGAGCCGGGCAGCCCTGAATGCTTCCTCGATACAGAGGTCGGCGCAGAATTGATGCTGGTGACACGATTGAGCTACGTGCTTACTATTCTACCGGGCATCTTGACTGCTGTTCCGTATGGATTCTTGACGGACCAGTATGGGCGAAAGTTTGGGCTGTTCTTGTCCATCGTGGGCCTGGTCTTGGCGCAAGCGTTCAATATCATCGTTT GCCTTTGGCCCAATGTTTTCCACTACCGACTGACATTGATATCGCCGTTATTCCTGTTTATTGGAGGCGGGTCTGTCGTCCTCTCATCGATACTCTTCTCGATGTTGTCAGATATTGCGCCTAGTGCTCATCG TACTACAACCTTTTTCGGCATCGGTGTTTCATGGCTAGCTGCCGAGTTATTCATCTTCCCCTTGGCTACAAAGTTAATGCACACGAGTATCTGGATTCCCGTCTTCGTCGGAATCAGTCTCTACATCCCGACTATTGCCATTGCGTTGTTTCTCCCAGAGACTCTCTATATGAAGGCGTTGCTCGATGACGTGCCGGATCTGGCTGAGGCTGCTCTCGCCAACCAGGAAGAGCGTGATGAGAATCACAACAGGCCCTGGTGGACTCGTTGGCGACGCTCGTTTACAGAGGGCTTGCCTAGATTTCGAGAGGCTACTGTCTCTGTTTTCTGGGGCAATCAGCAGGCCacgttgttgttgctgacCCTTCTTATCACGTCGGTAGGAAAGGGCGCGGAAATCATGCTCCTCCAATTTGTGAATTGGCGATTTGGATGGGATTGGTTAAAG ACGGCAAATTTGGTAACTGTCAAGGCTGCTATTAGTGTCGCCTTGCTCTTACTTCTCCTCCCAGCGGCCAACTACTTTCTCACGATCAAGAGGGAGATACtaccgaagaagagggatCTTCTTTTTGCACGAATCGGTTGCATTTTGCTGGCTGTGGGCAGTCTCGTCGTTGGTCTCGCTCCGACGAGCAGCCTGATGCTGGTTGGTAAGTATATAGAACCCGCTTTGCATCCAAATATATGA
- a CDS encoding uncharacterized protein (SECRETED:SignalP(1-31)~CAZy:GT15~TransMembrane:1 (i7-26o)), producing the protein MAIARPVRTLGGLAIVLWCFFLYQVLKPSSGYNSPGDRYINFERDPNLDPTGEPEGTLVRTSDKYAPDAEDTDRVSATLLALVRNEEVDDMVASMVDLERTWNNKFNYPWTFFNDKPFSEEFKKKTSAATNAKCNYELIPKEHWDAPSWIDPAIFKESAAVLKKNGVQYADMMSYHQMCRWNSGMFYKHPALQDVRWYWRVEPKVHFFCDVDYDVFRYMQDNNKTYGFTITLYDDPHTLPTLWPQTAKFLADHPNYLHENNAIKWVVDDIRRPQHNEKAQGFSTCHFWSNFEVADMEFWRSKPYEDYFEHLDRAGGFFYERWGDAPVHSIALGLFEDSSKIHWFRDIGYQHIPFFNCPNSPKCKGCVTGRLTDGEPFLHREDCRPNWFKYAGMG; encoded by the exons ATGGCCATAGCCCGGCCAGTTCGGACACTGGGAGGCCTGGCCATTGTGCTGTGGTGCTTCTTTTTATACCAGGTCCTCAAACCTTCATCCGGATACAACAGCCCGGGCGATCGGTACATTAACTTTGAGCGCGACCCCAACTTGGATC CTACCGGCGAACCCGAAGGAACCCTCGTACGAACGTCGGACAAGTATGCGCCAGACGCCGAGGACACCGATCGAGTCAGCGCCACATTGTTGGCCCTTGTCCGCAATGAAGAGGTGGACGACATGGTAGCGTCCATGGTAGACCTTGAGCGGACATGGAACAACAAATTCAACTATCCGTGGACTTTCTTCAACGACAAGCCCTTTTCTGAAGAGTttaagaagaagacaagcgCCGCAACCAATGCCAAGTGCAACTACG AACTGATCCCCAAGGAGCACTGGGACGCGCCCTCATGGATCGATCCCGCAATCTTCAAAGAATCCGCTGcggtgctgaagaagaatggaGTCCAATACGCCGATATGATGTCATACCATCAGATGTGTCGCTGGAACAGTGGCATGTTCTACAAGCATCCCGCCCTTCAGGATGTCCGCTGGTACTGGCGCGTCGAGCCCAAGGTTCACTTCTTCTGCGACGTCGACTACGACGTCTTCCGCTATATGCAGGATAACAACAAGACGTACGGCTTCACCATCACCTTGTACGACGACCCTCATACCCTGCCTACTTTGTGGCCCCAGACAGCCAAGTTCCTGGCCGATCACCCCAACTACCTACATGAAAACAACGCCATCAAATGGGTTGTTGACGATATTCGACGACCCCAACACAATGAAAAGGCGCAGGGCTTCTCTACATGCCACTTTTGGAGTAACTTTGAAGTTGCCGATATGGAATTCTGGAGGAGCAAGCCATACGAGGACTATTTCGAGCACCTCGATCGCGCTGGAGGCTTTTTCTATGAACGATGGGGTGATGCGCCCGTCCACAGCATTGCCTTGGGTCTATTCGAGGATTCAAGCAAAATCCACTG GTTCCGAGATATTGGTTATCAGCACATTCCTTTCTTCAACTGCCCCAATTCTCCCAAGTGCAAGGGCTGTGTCACCGGCCGACTGACAGATGGTGAACCATTCCTCCATCGAGAAGACTGCAGGCCGAACTGGTTCAAATATGCCGGTATGGGCTGA
- a CDS encoding uncharacterized protein (EggNog:ENOG41), protein MGGLPALDSLHRVPPPDTPPELISPSATSFSSRSSPLEEQAAWGPRASVSLTAASMSHYGKTSVDMSSESNTEGSRGRQESVGSSSVRQQLPSLSSLFGPPASLRSLNSPQTERPGLYPSPSPLDRPRLSSSGNLSSSYFPQTIPSSLPQQRNSYDVKYDHHDRQAAHPLAPPFAGPHSSEYPDHGHRASDARYEPELVRKWSVYREDGRQEYPVGPRDSLSYLPPQDKFRPQLSTPKDPVNDYSERRLSQAVHSSDTNAPSVSAAAVTAELAVSKDGLGPKIWTGTHFLPRFVRAAEVPGEGMCYFYDDGSHCKTVIDGEAVNAHWGVTKAGKPRKRLAIACVTCREKKIKCDPDYPRCVQCEKFGRICKFKNAPRGGHNTSPSTSPIELDDGRQHNGSLDAGDLRRSVSDASSPRSPRAGMHADSPDRGYGKRLKISSEAYIANGESPASFNAVTDYSNPRITEQQPFPEPTRISDDVLGRAWRTDPFASNPHLITSALTRFFANVDSTMILQFLPEEIFKYWVITSVDRKSPEDLMLLYSMLAVGSALCGDPKHIAYEYAQVAHYAQKMTELQCLQLVQSRILLAVYYISTCRTREADELVASAAASAACLQLSLELDHSRESSMTAFPLGLTRITYAESRKRTFWSLFMLERLSGLFPERPVMLNAEDIYVQLPADIHSFEKGIEAQSRSFDPYELIRIAEQHSDTAVGGYHIEMVHIWSDCQATIYRMALRRTPLEAETMRLQALVEKAEKWNSSLPSRMTFGGTNLEAAAYTRSIGTFLSMHLLYHHTMIELNRHRHGANQLPKDVQMEHSAKCRDHASSVIDMLNCLERILRVRPTLLSIPPPAMAIVVTEAVDVLTAGGPMTVLGELIDRVRIAKSAVDKMTGVWGSSSKDRLAIDRRLQKLNRIREQGSRSPSPIQGYRLLPLSEEIRDKENSHWQIFDPIEDTFPKDMDMVYIALD, encoded by the exons ATGGGTGGATTACCAGCTCTAGACTCTTTGCATCGAGTTCCGCCGCCGGATACCCCCCCTGAACTTATAAGTCCAAGCGCAACCTCGTTTTCTTCCAGGTCGTCTCCTCTAGAAGAACAAGCAGCCTGGGGACCTCGCGCGTCGGTTTCACTCACTGCTGCTTCCATGTCCCACTATGGCAAAACCTCTGTCGATATGTCTTCTGAGAGTAATACAGAAGGTAGTCGAGGGCGACAAGAATCCGTTGGCAGTTCGTCTGTCCGACAACAGCTTCCTTCGCTAAGCAGTCTTTTTGGTCCACCAGCGTCTTTGCGGTCCCTCAACTCACCACAGACGGAGCGCCCTGGCCTTTATCCTTCACCCTCCCCCTTGGACAGACCGCGGCTCTCGTCGAGTGGAAATCTCTCCAGTTCCTATTTCCCGCAAACCATTCCCTCTTCTCTACCACAACAGCGAAACTCTTACGATGTTAAATATGACCACCACGACAGACAAGCCGCTCACCCTCTAGCGCCCCCCTTTGCTGGACCGCATTCATCTGAGTACCCAGACCACGGCCACAGGGCCTCGGACGCACGCTACGAACCAGAGTTGGTCAGGAAGTGGTCAGTCTATCGTGAAGATGGGAGGCAAGAATATCCCGTAGGACCCCGCGATTCTCTGTCGTATTTGCCACCCCAGGACAAATTCCGGCCCCAGCTATCTACGCCCAAGGATCCGGTTAATGACTATTCCGAACGTCGACTCAGTCAAGCAGTACACAGCTCGGATACCAACGCGCCCTCCgtttcagctgctgccgttACTGCCGAACTTGCTGTTTCCAAAGATGGCCTGGGACCGAAAATTTGGACAGGCACGCATTTCCTCCCGAGATTTGTGCGAGCAGCCGAAGTTCCAGGCGAAGGGATGTGCTATTTCTACGACGATGGGAGCCATTGTAAAACTGTGATTGATGGCGAGGCGGTGAATGCCCACTGGGGCGTGACCAAGGCGGGGAAGCCTCGAAAGCGACTGGCTATTGCATGCGTAACgtgcagagagaagaagatcaaaTGCGATCCGGATTATCCTCGATGTGTCCAGTGCGAAAAGTTTGGTCGCATCTGCAAGTTCAAGAATGC ACCAAGAGGGGGCCATAACACTTCACCATCGACTTCTCCCATAGAGCTTGATGATGGCCGGCAGCACAACGGCTCACTTGACGCCGGCGACCTTCGACGCTCAGTCAGCGACGCCAGCTCTCCCAGATCGCCCCGAGCCGGAATGCATGCAGATTCCCCAGATAGGGGTTACGGCAAAAGGCTCAAGATTAGCTCTGAGGCGTACATCGCCAATGGCGAATCTCCTGCTTCATTCAATGCTGTGACGGATTATTCGAACCCGCGAATTACTGAACAACAGCCTTTCCCTGAGCCAACTAGAATCTCGGATGACGTTCTTGGCCGAGCTTGGCGGACAGATCCCTTTGCATCGAACCCTCACTTGATCACCAGCGCTTTGACTAGATTCTTCGCCAATGTCGACAGCACCATGATTCTGCAATTTCTTCCCGAAGAAATCTTCAAGTACTGGGTCATTACCTCTGTTGACCGCAAAAGCCCTGAAGATCTGATGCTACTATACAGCATGCTCGCTGTTGGTTCTGCGCTCTGCGGAGATCCCAAGCATATTGCTTATGAGTATGCTCAAGTAGCACATTATGCGCAAAAGATGACAGAATTGCAGTGCTTGCAGCTAGTACAGAGCAGGATTCTCCTTGCCGTGTACTATATATCAACATGCCGTACTAGGGAGGCCGATGAGCTAGTTGCTTCTGCGGCTGCCAGCGCAGCTTGTCTACAACTAAGTCTGGAGCTCGATCACTCTAGGGAGTCGTCTATGACTGCTTTCCCTCTGGGACTTACTAGGATAACCTATGCTGAATCACGCAAGAGGACGTTCTGGTCTCTGTTCATGCTGGAAAGGCTTAGCGGGCTTTTCCCAGAGAGGCCGGTAATGCTCAATGCAGAAGATATCTATGTGCAGCTTCCTGCCGATATCCACAGTTTTGAGAAGGGAATCGAGGCGCAATCACGAAGCTTTGATCCATACGAGCTTATCAGGATTGCGGAGCAACATTCCGACACTGCTGTCGGTGGCTACCACATCGAGATGGTGCATATCTGGTCCGATTGCCAAGCTACCATTTATAGAATGGCTCTGAGGAGAACTCCTCTTGAAGCGGAAACTATGAGGCTACAAGCTCTTGTCGAGAAAGCCGAGAAATGGAACTCCTCTTTGCCCTCTCGTATGACATTCGGCGGGACAAACCTCGAAGCTGCTGCCTATACCAGAAGCATCGGTACTTTCCTTAGCATGCACCTTCTTTATCATCATACTATGATTGAGTTGAACCGACATCGCCATGGGGCCAACCAGCTACCCAAAGATGTGCAGATGGAACACTCAGCCAAGTGTCGGGACCATGCAAGCAGCGTCATTGACATGTTGAACTGCCTTGAGCGTATTTTGAGGGTTCGACCTACCTTGCTAAGCATTCCCCCTCctgccatggccattgtTGTCACAGAAGCTGTCGACGTCTTGACTGCAGGTGGGCCTATGACAGTTCTAGGAGAACTGATTGACCGAGTTCGAATTGCAAAGTCCGCTGTCGATAAGATGACTGGCGTCTGGGGATCATCTTCAAAAGACCGACTAGCGATTGACCGGCGCCTCCAAAAATTGAATCGAATCCGCGAGCAAGGATCACGATCACCCAGCCCTATCCAAGGCTATCGCCTGCTTCCTCTCTCAGAAGAAATCAGAGACAAAGAGAATAGCCACTGGCAAATTTTCGATCCCATTGAGGACACATTCCCCAAGGATATGGATATGGTTTACATTGCACTTGATTAG
- a CDS encoding uncharacterized protein (TransMembrane:1 (o84-102i)) yields MMGEIYRHNTESLATWLLRIFRGGRLVMFNHCRHLPQSSRYWQNLEHHLPDWYSDLSSSLGRYHPGFLRLLVYLELYDNPSFEAFSRAVLMLNVATLFLILAKA; encoded by the coding sequence ATGATGGGAGAAATCTACCGGCATAACACTGAGTCATTAGCCACTTGGCTGTTACGTATATTCAGGGGGGGCCGACTGGTCATGTTCAACCACTGCCGACATCTTCCCCAGAGCAGTAGGTACTGGCAAAATCTGGAGCATCATCTACCTGACTGGTATAGCGATCTATCATCTTCTCTTGGAAGATATCACCCAGGATTTCTACGACTGTTGGTATACCTTGAGCTTTACGACAACCCTTCCTTTGAAGCCTTTTCGAGGGCAGTGCTGATGCTAAACGTTGCAACCTTGTTTCTCATTCTAGCTAAAGCATGA